The proteins below are encoded in one region of Pseudomonas entomophila L48:
- the ppsA gene encoding phosphoenolpyruvate synthase, which translates to MVEYVVSLDKLGVHDVEHVGGKNASLGEMISNLAGAGVSVPGGFATTAQAYRDFLEQSGLNDRIHAALDALDVDDINALAKTGAQIRQWVMEAEFPARLDSEIRTAFAEMSKGNDNMAVAVRSSATAEDLPDASFAGQQETFLNIRGVDNVIRAAKEVFASLFNDRAIAYRVHQGFDHKLVALSAGVQRMVRSETGTAGVMFTLDTESGFRDVVFITGAYGLGETVVQGAVNPDEFYVHKQTLQAGRPAILRRNLGSKAIKMVYGEEAKAGRSVKTVEVDRADRARFCLSDAEVNELAKQAMIIEQHYQRPMDIEWAKDGDDGKLYIVQARPETVKSRSSANVMERYLLKEKGTVLVEGRAIGQRIGAGKVRVIHDVSEMDKVQPGDVLVSDMTDPDWEPVMKRASAIVTNRGGRTCHAAIIARELGIPAVVGCGNATQALKDGQGVTVSCAEGDTGFIFEGELGFDIKQNSVDAMPELPFKIMMNVGNPDRAFDFAQLPNAGVGLARLEFIINRMIGVHPKALLNYAGLPPELKDSVDKRIAGYDDPVGFYVEKLVEGISTLAAAFYPKKVIVRLSDFKSNEYANLIGGKLYEPEEENPMLGFRGASRYISESFRDCFELECRALKRVRNDMGLTNVEIMVPFVRTLGEASQVVDLLAENGLARGDNGLRVIMMCELPSNAILAEEFLEFFDGFSIGSNDLTQLTLGLDRDSGIIAHLFDERNPAVKKLLANAIQACNKAGKYIGICGQGPSDHPDLAKWLMEQGIESVSLNPDSVLETWFFLAEGQGAA; encoded by the coding sequence ACGCATCCCTCGGCGAGATGATCAGCAACCTCGCCGGTGCCGGCGTGTCGGTGCCGGGCGGCTTTGCCACTACGGCCCAGGCGTACCGCGACTTTCTCGAGCAGAGTGGCCTGAACGACCGCATTCATGCGGCGCTCGACGCCCTGGATGTGGACGACATCAACGCCCTGGCCAAGACCGGCGCGCAGATCCGCCAGTGGGTGATGGAAGCCGAATTCCCGGCGCGCCTGGATTCGGAAATCCGTACGGCCTTCGCCGAAATGTCCAAGGGCAACGACAACATGGCCGTTGCCGTGCGCTCCTCGGCCACCGCCGAAGACCTGCCTGACGCCTCCTTCGCCGGCCAGCAGGAGACCTTCCTCAATATCCGCGGTGTCGACAACGTCATCCGCGCCGCCAAGGAAGTCTTCGCCTCGCTGTTCAACGACCGCGCCATCGCCTACCGCGTGCACCAGGGCTTCGACCACAAGCTGGTCGCCCTGTCCGCTGGCGTGCAGCGCATGGTCCGCTCGGAAACCGGCACCGCCGGCGTGATGTTCACCCTTGATACCGAATCGGGTTTCCGCGACGTGGTGTTCATCACCGGCGCCTACGGCCTGGGTGAAACCGTCGTGCAGGGCGCGGTCAACCCCGACGAATTCTATGTCCACAAGCAGACGCTGCAGGCCGGTCGCCCGGCGATACTGCGCCGCAACCTGGGCAGCAAGGCCATCAAGATGGTCTACGGCGAAGAAGCCAAGGCTGGCCGTTCGGTCAAGACCGTCGAAGTCGACCGTGCTGATCGCGCGCGCTTCTGCCTGAGCGACGCCGAAGTCAATGAACTGGCCAAGCAGGCCATGATCATCGAGCAGCACTACCAGCGCCCGATGGACATCGAGTGGGCCAAGGACGGTGACGACGGCAAGCTGTACATCGTCCAGGCCCGCCCCGAGACCGTGAAGAGCCGTTCCAGCGCCAATGTCATGGAGCGCTACCTGCTGAAGGAAAAGGGCACCGTGCTGGTCGAAGGCCGGGCCATTGGCCAGCGCATCGGCGCCGGCAAGGTCCGCGTCATCCACGACGTCTCGGAAATGGACAAGGTCCAGCCGGGCGACGTGCTGGTCTCGGACATGACCGACCCGGACTGGGAACCGGTGATGAAACGCGCCAGCGCCATCGTCACCAACCGCGGCGGCCGTACCTGCCATGCGGCGATCATCGCGCGTGAACTGGGCATCCCGGCGGTCGTCGGTTGCGGCAACGCCACCCAGGCGCTGAAGGACGGCCAGGGCGTCACCGTCTCCTGCGCCGAAGGCGATACCGGCTTCATCTTCGAAGGCGAGCTGGGCTTCGACATCAAGCAGAACTCGGTGGACGCCATGCCCGAGCTGCCGTTCAAGATCATGATGAACGTCGGCAACCCGGACCGCGCCTTCGACTTCGCCCAGCTGCCCAACGCCGGTGTCGGCCTGGCACGCCTGGAGTTCATCATCAACCGCATGATCGGCGTGCACCCCAAGGCGCTGCTCAACTACGCCGGCCTGCCGCCTGAGCTCAAAGACAGCGTCGACAAGCGCATCGCCGGCTACGACGACCCGGTCGGTTTCTATGTCGAGAAACTGGTCGAGGGCATCAGCACCCTGGCCGCGGCCTTCTACCCGAAAAAGGTCATCGTGCGCCTGTCGGACTTCAAGTCCAACGAGTACGCCAACCTGATCGGCGGCAAGCTGTACGAGCCGGAAGAAGAAAACCCGATGCTGGGCTTCCGTGGCGCCTCGCGCTACATCAGCGAATCGTTCCGTGACTGCTTCGAACTCGAGTGCCGCGCGCTCAAGCGCGTGCGCAACGACATGGGCCTGACCAATGTCGAGATCATGGTGCCGTTCGTGCGCACCCTGGGCGAGGCCAGCCAGGTCGTCGACCTGCTCGCCGAGAACGGCCTGGCCCGCGGCGACAACGGCCTGCGTGTGATCATGATGTGCGAGCTGCCGTCCAATGCCATTCTGGCCGAGGAGTTCCTCGAGTTCTTCGATGGCTTCTCCATCGGTTCCAACGACCTGACTCAGCTGACCCTGGGCCTGGACCGCGACTCGGGGATCATCGCCCACCTGTTCGACGAACGTAACCCGGCCGTGAAGAAGCTGCTGGCCAACGCCATCCAGGCATGCAACAAGGCCGGCAAGTACATCGGCATCTGTGGCCAGGGCCCGTCGGACCACCCGGACCTCGCCAAGTGGCTGATGGAGCAGGGTATCGAGAGCGTGTCGCTGAACCCGGACTCGGTGCTCGAAACCTGGTTCTTCCTGGCCGAAGGCCAGGGCGCGGCCTGA
- a CDS encoding alpha/beta fold hydrolase gives MQSSSTLFPVALLSAERRGDLSEDVYRIKAGNSPDPSVELAVTRLGLADQRRAQGVPVILLHGSFSNRRFWFSPKGIGLGAFLARAGFDVWVPEMRGHGLSPRNRDWRHNRVADYARYDLPVIGAFVHEQTGQAPHWVGHSLGGITLAAALGSGYLEVGLVASAALFGTQVSRVYWPLKVPPVEWGARLLIKRFAQISGSRLKRGPEDEPIGLALESLRWNGLFGRFGDKEQDWWAGLADVEVPLLAVAGAADFQDPVWACRKLFEQFGGDSKQFLRLGREESFEPFGHVDMLVSKAAQAQVWPLVERWLRDPLIPVHASTVAVEPVAVS, from the coding sequence ATGCAAAGCAGCAGCACCCTTTTCCCCGTCGCGTTGCTCAGTGCCGAGCGCCGTGGCGACCTCAGCGAAGACGTCTATCGGATCAAGGCCGGCAACAGCCCGGACCCGAGCGTCGAACTGGCAGTCACCCGTCTGGGGCTGGCTGATCAACGGCGCGCCCAGGGCGTGCCGGTCATTCTGCTGCACGGCAGTTTTTCCAACCGACGGTTCTGGTTCTCGCCCAAGGGCATTGGCCTGGGCGCCTTCCTCGCGCGCGCCGGTTTCGACGTGTGGGTCCCGGAAATGCGCGGTCATGGCCTGTCGCCACGCAACCGCGACTGGCGGCACAACCGGGTAGCGGACTACGCCCGCTACGACTTGCCGGTGATCGGTGCGTTCGTTCACGAGCAGACCGGGCAGGCTCCGCACTGGGTTGGGCACTCGTTGGGTGGCATCACGCTGGCTGCGGCCCTGGGCAGCGGATACCTGGAGGTCGGGCTGGTGGCCAGTGCGGCGCTCTTCGGCACCCAGGTCAGCCGGGTCTACTGGCCATTGAAGGTGCCGCCGGTTGAGTGGGGCGCGCGTCTGTTGATCAAGCGGTTTGCGCAGATTTCCGGCTCGCGCCTCAAGCGCGGCCCGGAAGACGAGCCCATTGGCCTGGCCCTGGAAAGCCTGCGTTGGAACGGCCTGTTCGGTCGTTTCGGTGACAAGGAGCAGGACTGGTGGGCGGGGTTGGCGGATGTCGAGGTGCCGTTGCTGGCAGTGGCCGGCGCGGCGGACTTCCAGGACCCGGTGTGGGCCTGCCGCAAGCTGTTCGAGCAGTTCGGCGGCGACAGCAAGCAGTTCCTGCGACTGGGGCGGGAGGAGAGTTTCGAGCCCTTCGGGCATGTCGACATGCTGGTCAGCAAGGCGGCGCAGGCACAGGTGTGGCCGCTGGTGGAACGCTGGTTGAGAGATCCGTTGATCCCAGTACATGCCTCGACGGTTGCAGTGGAGCCGGTGGCGGTAAGCTAA
- the rraA gene encoding ribonuclease E activity regulator RraA, protein MQHYVTPDLCDAYPDLVQVLEPMFSNFGGRDSFGGQIVTIKCFEDNSLVKEQVDLDGKGKVLVVDGGGSLRRALLGDMLAEKAAKNGWEGLVIYGCVRDVDVLVQTDVGVQALASHPMKTDKRGIGDLNVAVTFAGVTFRPGEYVYADNNGVIVSPSPLKMPE, encoded by the coding sequence ATGCAGCATTACGTAACGCCCGACCTGTGCGACGCCTACCCGGACCTGGTCCAGGTGCTCGAACCCATGTTCAGCAACTTCGGTGGCCGCGACTCGTTCGGCGGCCAGATCGTCACCATCAAATGCTTCGAGGACAACTCGCTGGTCAAGGAGCAGGTCGATCTCGACGGCAAGGGCAAGGTCCTGGTAGTCGATGGCGGCGGTTCGCTGCGCCGCGCGCTGCTGGGCGACATGCTTGCAGAGAAAGCCGCGAAGAATGGCTGGGAAGGCCTGGTGATCTATGGCTGCGTGCGTGACGTCGATGTGCTGGTGCAGACCGATGTCGGCGTGCAGGCCCTGGCCAGCCACCCGATGAAGACCGACAAGCGCGGTATCGGCGACCTTAACGTCGCGGTCACGTTTGCCGGCGTGACCTTCCGCCCGGGCGAGTACGTGTACGCCGACAACAATGGCGTGATCGTCTCGCCAAGCCCGCTGAAGATGCCGGAGTGA